The following are from one region of the Pseudohongiella spirulinae genome:
- a CDS encoding FlgO family outer membrane protein: MSRTGVLVLLCLALTVSACSSGKIKTSNNRVIASHHDAARYLIQMAGSNLQPGGRMIAASFADVNNLTTSSTFGRMASQQLVSQFVIEGYSFVEVLMRDNIYIDSQQGEFLLSRAVSDISDTHNAPVVLVGTYAPADDNVFVTAKLIRTTDNVIVASYDYAVPYTRDMRNLLRPMR; this comes from the coding sequence ATGTCACGAACAGGCGTTCTTGTATTGCTTTGTCTGGCGCTGACTGTGTCAGCCTGCAGCAGCGGTAAAATCAAAACATCCAACAACAGGGTTATCGCCTCTCATCACGATGCCGCCAGATACCTGATCCAGATGGCGGGCAGTAACCTGCAGCCTGGCGGACGCATGATTGCTGCCAGTTTTGCCGACGTAAATAATCTGACCACTTCCTCAACTTTCGGGCGTATGGCCTCACAGCAACTGGTGTCCCAGTTTGTCATCGAAGGTTACTCCTTTGTGGAAGTGCTGATGCGCGACAATATTTACATTGACAGCCAGCAGGGTGAATTTCTCCTGTCACGCGCGGTGAGCGATATCAGCGACACACATAACGCGCCTGTAGTGCTGGTCGGCACCTACGCACCCGCTGATGACAACGTATTTGTCACCGCCAAACTGATCAGAACCACGGATAATGTAATTGTCGCCTCCTACGACTATGCCGTGCCGTATACCCGGGATATGCGCAATCTGCTCAGACCCATGCGCTGA
- a CDS encoding AAA family ATPase, translated as METQGSGTHSVDQLTTAQAVLQRLKQAVQAKVIGRDEVVELTLIALIADGHVLLEDFPGSGKTTLAKALGEAIVDDQERHAGSDNPPIAAFRRIQFTPDLLPSDVTGSAIFDASTNAFHFRHGPIFAHVVLADEINRTSPKVQSAMLEAMGEKQVTVDNRTYALDPLFFVIATQNPLDLVGTYPLPTPQLDRFLFKIIMRHIDRDAELQVLDTWQQRRDQSSSTIKVGRNEILAARAAIDEHVYISDSIKSALVDISRNLRHDERVLQGNSTRSLVLSLPALQVLASLRGRPYVSADDLESLLPHILGHRVELAPGVSDFNKVLRDCMREPIEQLARSTLKASA; from the coding sequence ATGGAAACGCAAGGTTCCGGCACCCACAGTGTCGATCAGCTGACGACGGCTCAGGCTGTTCTGCAGCGCCTTAAACAGGCCGTACAGGCCAAAGTGATTGGCCGCGATGAGGTTGTTGAACTGACTCTGATCGCGCTGATTGCTGATGGCCACGTTCTGCTTGAGGACTTTCCCGGCTCAGGAAAAACCACTCTCGCCAAGGCTCTGGGCGAAGCCATCGTGGATGATCAAGAAAGACACGCTGGCTCGGACAATCCACCCATCGCCGCGTTCCGTCGCATTCAGTTTACGCCGGATCTGTTGCCTTCCGATGTGACAGGCAGCGCTATATTCGATGCCAGTACCAATGCCTTCCACTTTCGCCATGGTCCGATATTTGCGCATGTGGTGCTGGCCGATGAAATCAATCGCACCTCCCCCAAAGTGCAATCCGCCATGCTGGAGGCAATGGGTGAAAAGCAGGTAACTGTCGACAACCGGACCTACGCGCTGGACCCGTTGTTTTTTGTGATTGCTACCCAGAACCCGCTTGATCTGGTCGGCACCTACCCGCTGCCGACGCCGCAACTCGACCGATTTCTGTTCAAAATCATCATGCGTCATATTGACCGTGACGCCGAGCTGCAAGTGCTGGACACCTGGCAGCAGCGGCGGGACCAGAGTAGCAGCACGATCAAAGTGGGGCGCAATGAAATTTTGGCAGCGCGCGCCGCAATAGATGAGCATGTTTATATCTCTGACAGCATCAAGTCTGCGCTGGTCGATATTTCTCGCAATCTGCGTCATGACGAGCGTGTTTTGCAAGGCAACTCAACACGTAGCCTGGTCTTGAGCCTGCCTGCATTGCAGGTGCTGGCTTCTTTGCGCGGTCGACCTTATGTGAGTGCCGATGACCTGGAGAGCCTGTTGCCACACATACTGGGCCATCGCGTCGAGCTGGCTCCGGGCGTGTCCGATTTCAACAAGGTGCTCCGCGATTGTATGCGTGAGCCCATCGAACAACTGGCACGCAGCACATTAAAAGCCAGCGCCTGA
- a CDS encoding sodium:proton antiporter, whose amino-acid sequence MTVDIALVLGILLIAVVFFATEKLRMDVVALLVLSALAVTGLVSPDQAISGFSHPAVVTIWAMFILSDGLTRAGIADALGRRVIRVAGDSEMKLVATFMLLAGLLSGFMNNIGVTALLLPVVVSVARQVGATPSRLLMPMAFGCLLGGALTLIGTPPNLLVSTALEESGFQGFGFFDFTPIAVPVLLAGTAFVALVGRHWLPARDPVAETGSSRDLRELYSLQERIFAVQVPEDSLLVGKRLGETGLTAAAGLMIIALSRSGQTQALPSSVTRLQAGDILLAQGRLDRFKLLRHWSELAIEREAPVLHDRLLEDAALYEVALTEENPLIGRTLNPLDFNEQTGGWLLAVLRGDTVRRTHLADYELKAGDRILVQAGEKARKSVESRYEFDKLQALDKEQVQHRYQLDERLLVLRVPKDAALDGKHITDMRLGKAFDLRLMALFREGEFMRPIPAELEIHGGDLLLVQGRLEDFDLLRGLQQLKMLDDATPYLKVFEQGKLAMVEAIMHPHKWINNKTIADLKLREAWQVEVAALWRGGRPYRSGLKDMELQRGDALLLVAPVKQLADLNRNKDLIILNPVSAPEVDKSRAPIALGSMLAVVLIALSGWLPIYIAALMGATAMVLGRCLTMEQAYKAIHWRSIVLLVGMMPLGTAMQGSGAADFLAAQLLTLTGAYNPWLTVAGLYFLSVIGTLIIPVVVLVVLMAPIGLSLSLSLGVDPHAAMMAIALAASASVASPVAHPTNVLVMGPGGYRFVDFLKLGLPLTLVVFAVGAVLMPLVWPL is encoded by the coding sequence TTGACAGTTGATATAGCGCTGGTTCTGGGAATACTGCTGATAGCAGTGGTGTTTTTTGCCACAGAGAAGCTCCGCATGGATGTGGTTGCTCTGCTGGTGCTCAGTGCGCTGGCGGTCACGGGTCTGGTGTCACCCGATCAGGCGATTTCCGGCTTCAGTCATCCGGCAGTGGTGACTATCTGGGCGATGTTCATATTGAGCGATGGCCTGACCCGGGCCGGTATAGCCGACGCACTGGGTCGGCGGGTCATACGGGTGGCGGGTGACAGTGAAATGAAGCTGGTTGCCACCTTTATGCTGCTGGCCGGACTGCTGTCCGGGTTTATGAACAATATCGGCGTCACGGCCCTGCTATTGCCGGTGGTTGTCAGTGTTGCACGTCAGGTTGGAGCGACACCTTCACGTCTTTTGATGCCCATGGCCTTCGGCTGTCTGCTTGGCGGCGCGTTGACCCTGATTGGCACGCCACCCAATTTGCTGGTCAGCACCGCGCTGGAAGAGTCCGGCTTTCAGGGTTTCGGATTTTTCGATTTCACACCTATTGCCGTGCCAGTGTTGTTAGCCGGCACAGCCTTTGTGGCGCTGGTGGGGCGTCACTGGTTACCGGCCCGCGATCCGGTGGCCGAGACTGGCAGCAGCCGGGATCTTCGTGAGCTGTACAGTTTGCAGGAGCGCATTTTTGCTGTGCAGGTGCCGGAAGACTCCTTGCTGGTCGGCAAGCGTCTGGGTGAGACCGGTTTGACGGCGGCGGCAGGCCTGATGATTATTGCCCTGAGTCGGTCAGGCCAGACGCAGGCTTTACCCTCGTCAGTCACCCGCTTGCAGGCAGGTGATATTCTGCTGGCGCAGGGGCGACTGGATCGGTTCAAGCTGCTCCGTCACTGGAGTGAGTTGGCCATCGAGCGCGAAGCGCCGGTTTTGCATGACCGTTTGCTGGAGGATGCGGCGCTCTATGAGGTGGCCCTGACAGAAGAAAATCCCCTTATCGGGCGCACACTCAATCCGCTGGACTTCAACGAACAGACCGGTGGCTGGCTGTTGGCCGTTCTGCGCGGTGACACCGTGCGGCGTACCCACCTGGCAGATTACGAGTTAAAGGCCGGTGACCGCATTCTGGTGCAGGCTGGCGAGAAAGCCCGTAAGTCCGTCGAGTCACGATATGAGTTCGATAAGCTGCAAGCCCTGGACAAGGAACAGGTGCAGCATCGATATCAGCTCGATGAACGTCTGCTGGTACTCAGGGTGCCCAAAGATGCGGCACTGGACGGCAAGCATATAACTGATATGCGTCTGGGCAAGGCCTTCGATCTGCGCCTGATGGCGTTATTCCGCGAGGGCGAGTTCATGCGTCCGATTCCGGCTGAGCTGGAAATTCATGGCGGCGATTTGTTGCTGGTGCAGGGACGGCTGGAGGACTTTGATCTGCTGCGCGGCTTACAGCAGTTAAAGATGCTGGATGATGCCACCCCCTATCTGAAGGTTTTTGAGCAAGGCAAACTGGCGATGGTTGAGGCCATTATGCACCCGCATAAATGGATCAATAACAAGACCATCGCCGATCTCAAGCTGCGCGAGGCTTGGCAGGTGGAGGTTGCTGCTTTGTGGCGGGGCGGTCGCCCGTATCGATCTGGATTAAAAGATATGGAACTACAGCGCGGTGACGCGCTGTTGCTGGTCGCGCCGGTAAAACAACTGGCGGATCTTAACCGCAATAAAGACCTGATCATTCTGAATCCGGTATCAGCACCAGAGGTTGACAAGTCTCGCGCGCCGATTGCTCTGGGCAGCATGCTGGCGGTGGTGTTGATTGCACTGTCCGGCTGGTTGCCGATTTACATTGCCGCTCTGATGGGGGCGACAGCCATGGTATTGGGGCGATGTCTGACCATGGAACAGGCCTACAAGGCCATACATTGGCGTTCTATCGTACTGCTGGTGGGCATGATGCCCCTGGGGACAGCCATGCAGGGCAGCGGCGCTGCGGATTTTCTGGCGGCTCAGTTGCTGACTCTGACCGGTGCATACAACCCCTGGTTGACCGTTGCTGGTCTTTATTTTCTGTCTGTCATCGGGACCTTGATTATTCCGGTGGTGGTGCTTGTGGTGCTGATGGCGCCGATTGGTCTGTCACTCAGTCTGAGTCTGGGTGTCGACCCGCATGCGGCCATGATGGCCATTGCCCTGGCGGCTTCGGCAAGCGTGGCAAGTCCGGTCGCCCACCCCACCAACGTGCTGGTGATGGGGCCGGGCGGTTACCGGTTTGTTGACTTTCTGAAGTTGGGCCTGCCACTGACGTTGGTGGTGTTTGCTGTAGGCGCCGTGTTGATGCCCTTGGTATGGCCGCTCTAA
- a CDS encoding DUF58 domain-containing protein, producing MSYLAVQTQIRHYAERLRTHFPLSMAGLLILLLALASLQGFGYQRMDLVVFALTVCALSIVLISSIMVITTGLIIRKRLRLALNSAQAPLKAEASYPNDTQFMIPGHSWLPMMTLEWRVVAPDAMHTRIRFNTDEDLLEETIVPEQRCLGGHITRLFTVRDVMGLCRFSWRMSQAAQIMILPKIGQLRALPLLRSMDAEDGIPDFRGAPQGDRMDIRRYAPGDSVRDIMWRVYARNRHLNVRLPEKSMFQSERTLAYLVSGPADEAAAGVARFAVAEGALGEPWLFSADGSSDVARTTASALPLIAGSRQPGRTLEFGLDAFLQQQGGQYSACIVFVPATKGSWTRSLLETLARFPGPFTIVIGIDGSTESSSPPHYWQRMLFSADKQASRSAAADLRELIALFGKVGTQVLVVDRQSGQCFDHRLKRV from the coding sequence ATGAGTTATCTTGCCGTGCAGACACAGATACGCCACTACGCTGAGCGGCTGCGCACACACTTTCCGCTGAGCATGGCCGGGCTGCTTATTCTGCTGCTGGCTTTAGCTTCCCTGCAGGGTTTCGGTTATCAGCGCATGGACCTGGTGGTATTTGCGTTGACCGTGTGTGCGCTGAGTATCGTGCTGATCAGCTCTATAATGGTCATCACCACCGGACTGATCATCAGAAAACGTCTGCGACTGGCACTGAATTCCGCGCAGGCACCGTTAAAAGCCGAAGCGTCATATCCCAATGACACGCAATTCATGATCCCCGGGCACAGTTGGTTGCCAATGATGACCCTGGAATGGCGTGTTGTGGCGCCTGACGCCATGCATACCCGCATTCGCTTTAATACCGATGAGGATCTGCTGGAAGAGACCATTGTGCCCGAGCAGCGCTGTCTCGGCGGACACATCACACGACTGTTTACTGTGCGGGATGTCATGGGTCTGTGCCGCTTCAGTTGGCGCATGAGTCAGGCCGCACAGATTATGATTCTGCCGAAAATCGGCCAATTACGGGCACTGCCATTGTTACGCTCAATGGATGCTGAGGATGGTATTCCGGATTTTCGGGGCGCACCGCAGGGGGATCGTATGGATATTCGCCGCTACGCGCCGGGTGATTCCGTTCGCGATATTATGTGGCGAGTGTATGCCCGCAACCGCCATCTGAATGTGCGACTGCCAGAAAAGAGTATGTTTCAGTCAGAACGAACCCTGGCTTACCTGGTCAGTGGTCCGGCGGACGAAGCGGCGGCAGGTGTCGCCAGATTTGCAGTGGCTGAGGGTGCACTGGGGGAGCCCTGGCTATTCAGCGCCGATGGCAGCAGCGATGTCGCCCGCACAACGGCCAGCGCACTGCCACTGATTGCCGGGTCGAGACAACCGGGACGCACGCTTGAGTTCGGGCTTGATGCATTTTTACAACAGCAGGGTGGTCAGTATTCAGCCTGTATCGTCTTTGTCCCTGCCACAAAAGGTTCATGGACCCGGTCACTGCTGGAAACGCTCGCGCGTTTCCCGGGGCCATTCACTATTGTCATCGGCATTGATGGGAGCACTGAATCATCATCGCCCCCCCATTATTGGCAACGGATGCTGTTCAGCGCCGATAAGCAGGCCAGCCGCTCTGCAGCAGCTGATTTACGGGAGCTGATCGCACTGTTCGGCAAGGTCGGCACGCAGGTGCTTGTTGTAGACCGGCAAAGCGGTCAGTGCTTTGACCATCGACTTAAAAGAGTTTAA
- a CDS encoding transglutaminase-like domain-containing protein, which translates to MTIDLKEFNVKQMTSPANKLSYSFQRSLMRAFVLAAACWVLSAPVTTVVGSFAAFAGAFAGVLWMDSRHRNHLLFSLRLVIVVLAVTVGVSLTALLSRLLVGNSIIAGSIGAMLAYQSGQLLFWAVLACCIGIVLRLYARRYSWGNVPELLFVTAAFVITLAAHQRGMIDRPYFIGDFALIRGIDPSYVLMGIGVAAVLTLTVLLMLEGGQHRLPYHFSVLAVLCFSLLLYVQLFGMPTPTMTDNLGLTGQGAGGSGSQSENPFRDGDNDANDREAPVAIVLFRDDYEPQGGAYYFRESAYSEFNGTLLWTAESDDLDLDLVENFPSSPVSVTEHVPAQDRRRSVTTTIGLLTPHRSPFGLDAPVRFEPAPNPNSLRFRQTYTVESMVPEFEFPDLIGRTAGSPDWTIAQWERYLEMPDDPRYGEFAEHLVSNIQAEFADDPYAKALAVKAWLDDNGIYSLKNQHAYADDPAASFLFGDVTGYCIHFSYAATYMYRSLGIPARVAVGYSVPAANRAGGSALLIQAIHGHAWPEIYLDGLGWVIVDPAPSRTLVDMSSDPQDSLQQMLGDMLRDDASFQAFLDSQTDSSLPSLRQVALAIFWSALLLLVFAYLIRFWRQFSPLWSTPESLYRTQYRAALDMLSAYGIRRRPGESREAFARRTVNQLPSFGQMTELHLSCTPGYAYSLHTAAGTLATIPEAHWYQLRHQLRQEIKRSQPGWRHLLAAIHPMAWMATH; encoded by the coding sequence TTGACCATCGACTTAAAAGAGTTTAATGTCAAACAAATGACCAGTCCCGCCAACAAACTATCTTATTCTTTCCAACGCAGCCTGATGCGGGCATTTGTGCTGGCTGCGGCCTGTTGGGTTCTAAGCGCCCCGGTCACTACCGTGGTTGGCTCGTTCGCGGCATTCGCGGGAGCTTTCGCCGGTGTATTATGGATGGACTCCAGGCACAGAAATCATCTGCTGTTCAGCCTCAGACTAGTGATTGTGGTGCTGGCTGTCACCGTTGGTGTGAGCCTGACGGCCTTGTTGTCACGCTTGCTGGTTGGCAATTCCATTATCGCAGGCTCCATTGGCGCCATGCTTGCCTATCAGAGCGGCCAACTGCTTTTCTGGGCAGTTCTGGCCTGCTGTATCGGCATCGTGCTGCGACTTTATGCCCGGCGCTATAGCTGGGGCAATGTCCCGGAGTTACTGTTTGTCACTGCCGCGTTTGTGATCACTCTGGCTGCCCACCAGCGCGGCATGATTGATCGTCCCTACTTCATAGGGGACTTTGCCCTGATTCGCGGCATCGATCCTTCGTATGTACTGATGGGCATTGGTGTTGCTGCCGTGCTCACCCTGACAGTGCTGCTGATGCTGGAGGGCGGCCAGCACAGATTGCCTTATCATTTTTCCGTTTTGGCCGTGTTGTGTTTTTCGTTGCTGCTATATGTCCAGCTGTTTGGCATGCCCACGCCCACTATGACCGATAACCTGGGCCTGACCGGACAGGGCGCCGGGGGCAGCGGGTCGCAATCCGAGAATCCTTTCCGCGACGGCGATAATGACGCGAATGACCGCGAGGCTCCCGTTGCCATAGTCCTGTTCCGGGATGATTACGAACCACAGGGCGGTGCCTATTATTTCCGCGAGTCAGCCTATTCCGAGTTCAATGGAACCTTGCTGTGGACCGCAGAGAGTGACGACCTGGATCTTGACCTGGTAGAAAATTTCCCGTCCAGTCCGGTGTCTGTCACAGAACATGTGCCGGCTCAGGACAGACGCCGCAGCGTTACTACCACCATAGGATTGCTGACACCTCACCGCAGCCCGTTTGGGCTGGACGCACCGGTACGATTCGAACCAGCTCCCAACCCCAACAGCCTGCGATTCCGCCAGACCTATACGGTCGAATCCATGGTGCCGGAATTTGAATTCCCGGATCTGATTGGCCGTACCGCCGGCTCACCGGACTGGACCATTGCCCAGTGGGAACGCTACCTGGAAATGCCGGATGATCCCCGCTATGGGGAATTCGCCGAACACCTGGTCAGCAATATTCAGGCAGAATTTGCCGACGACCCCTACGCCAAGGCACTGGCTGTCAAAGCCTGGCTGGACGATAACGGCATATACAGCCTGAAAAATCAGCATGCTTACGCGGATGATCCCGCTGCCTCTTTCCTGTTCGGAGACGTTACCGGCTACTGCATTCACTTCTCCTATGCTGCCACCTACATGTATCGCAGCCTGGGCATTCCGGCCCGGGTAGCGGTCGGTTACTCCGTGCCTGCCGCCAATCGGGCCGGCGGTTCAGCGCTGCTGATACAGGCCATCCATGGTCACGCCTGGCCGGAAATTTACCTGGACGGTCTGGGCTGGGTCATCGTTGATCCTGCGCCGTCACGCACACTGGTTGATATGTCTTCCGATCCACAGGATTCGTTGCAGCAGATGCTCGGTGACATGCTGCGCGACGACGCCAGCTTTCAGGCCTTTCTGGACAGCCAGACGGACAGCAGTCTGCCATCGCTGCGCCAGGTCGCACTCGCTATTTTCTGGTCTGCACTGTTGCTGTTGGTGTTTGCCTATCTGATCCGTTTCTGGCGCCAGTTCAGCCCCTTGTGGTCGACGCCTGAATCCTTGTATCGCACACAATACCGGGCAGCGCTGGATATGCTGAGCGCTTACGGTATCCGGCGTCGGCCCGGTGAAAGCCGCGAAGCTTTTGCCCGCCGTACAGTCAATCAACTACCCTCTTTCGGGCAAATGACTGAGTTACACCTGAGTTGCACTCCTGGTTACGCTTATTCCCTGCACACAGCTGCGGGTACCCTGGCGACAATACCTGAAGCGCACTGGTATCAACTCAGGCACCAATTACGTCAAGAAATCAAACGCAGTCAGCCAGGCTGGCGACACTTGCTGGCCGCCATCCACCCAATGGCCTGGATGGCAACACACTGA
- a CDS encoding NIPSNAP family protein yields the protein MKSIIKTSAMMLTIAFTLALSPLSLAQSGPVYELRTYTSTPGNLDKLLARFRDHTMRIFEKHGMSNIGYWVPVDPEKSGNTLIYILKHDSMEAATASWRAFGSDPEWAQVAEASNRDGQILQSVVREYMTATDFSQMQ from the coding sequence TTGAAATCAATCATAAAAACATCAGCAATGATGCTGACTATTGCCTTCACGCTGGCGTTGTCGCCACTGTCACTGGCTCAAAGTGGCCCGGTATACGAACTCAGGACCTACACTTCCACACCCGGCAATCTCGATAAACTACTGGCACGTTTTCGTGACCACACCATGCGTATTTTTGAAAAACACGGCATGAGCAATATCGGGTACTGGGTTCCAGTTGACCCTGAAAAGTCCGGCAACACACTGATCTACATATTGAAACACGACAGCATGGAAGCAGCGACAGCCTCCTGGCGAGCCTTTGGCAGCGATCCGGAGTGGGCTCAGGTTGCTGAAGCATCGAATCGTGACGGCCAGATTCTGCAGAGTGTCGTGCGCGAATATATGACGGCTACTGATTTTTCACAGATGCAGTAA
- a CDS encoding TAXI family TRAP transporter solute-binding subunit, with protein sequence MLISAPMKMRLIIILTGLLALTSCSDQLAGNRPYILTTATTGGAYYPIGVAIATITKSQLGPTEGITLSAISSAGSLENIKLLRDNQAQFALLQGPFAAWGWNGEGPISRPQTHLRSVAAVWLNVEHFVLMSDLVQNGTIRDLDTLDGQRFVLGARNSGAEQTGRYILESLGIDYESKMNFAWMGYGGAANAIQDGNVVGMNVPAGAPVSAITQAFAQMGDRISLLNFTEQDLVDINRRYDLWDWYDFAPGTYPNQDEPVRSIASPNVLAVRDDVPEEVVYHITKTIWENLGALQDIHAATRDMQLQRAVRGLGAPLHPGAIRYYLERGLEIPDRLLPPNYNRPES encoded by the coding sequence ATGCTTATATCAGCGCCCATGAAGATGCGCCTGATAATCATACTAACCGGCCTGCTTGCACTGACCTCCTGCTCCGACCAACTGGCCGGCAACAGGCCGTATATTCTGACAACTGCCACTACCGGCGGTGCTTACTACCCTATTGGCGTTGCCATCGCGACCATTACCAAATCTCAGCTCGGACCAACTGAAGGCATTACGCTGTCGGCCATCAGCTCGGCCGGCTCGCTGGAAAACATCAAACTACTGCGCGATAACCAGGCACAATTTGCCCTGTTGCAGGGGCCGTTTGCAGCGTGGGGCTGGAATGGCGAAGGCCCCATCAGTCGCCCGCAAACTCATCTGCGATCGGTGGCGGCGGTCTGGCTTAATGTTGAACATTTTGTGCTGATGAGTGACCTGGTGCAAAACGGCACCATTCGTGATCTGGATACACTTGATGGTCAACGTTTTGTGCTGGGCGCCCGTAATTCCGGTGCCGAGCAGACAGGCCGCTATATTCTCGAGTCTCTTGGCATCGACTACGAAAGCAAGATGAATTTTGCCTGGATGGGTTACGGTGGCGCAGCCAATGCCATTCAGGACGGCAATGTTGTAGGCATGAACGTGCCGGCCGGTGCGCCGGTGAGCGCTATTACCCAGGCCTTTGCACAAATGGGTGATCGCATCAGTCTGCTTAATTTCACTGAGCAGGACCTGGTTGACATCAACCGGCGTTACGATCTGTGGGACTGGTACGACTTTGCGCCGGGTACCTACCCGAATCAGGATGAACCCGTACGTTCCATTGCCAGCCCCAATGTTCTGGCAGTCCGCGATGATGTACCTGAAGAGGTGGTTTATCACATTACCAAAACCATCTGGGAGAATCTTGGCGCCCTGCAGGATATTCATGCTGCCACCCGGGACATGCAATTGCAGCGCGCGGTGCGTGGACTGGGTGCGCCTCTGCATCCCGGTGCCATACGTTATTATCTGGAGAGAGGCCTGGAAATTCCGGATCGGCTGCTGCCTCCCAACTACAACAGACCTGAATCATGA
- a CDS encoding TRAP transporter permease gives MRSPVLQWAAFLFALFHIYANVFATIPELWFSVIHFGGFVALCALSGNETIPDHQPPPLWLKLINVTLAVLAVLVTAYMIFFEDALYAREAEFILSDYVITSIAVLLAIEFTRRTTGWFMPVLILISLSYILFMGRYISGVFSFPGLSLETVLYRSYFSEEGMFGMTANISATYVFMFILFGSFLLKSGAGDFIVSFARCLAGRFTGGAGFVAVIGSGLMGSVSGSAVANTVSTGVITIPMMKRSGFNSQFSAGVVAASSTGGALMPPIMGAGAFVMASYTQIPYLHIIAMSVLPAMLFYLTVMFFVRIEAKRLGLHADKAGDHESILSVLRGGWHFIIPLGVLVGLLIAGYTPIRAAAVAIIAVIASSWLSPTPMKWQGIFDATVDGVRTMVSTALLLVAVGLIINVVTTTGVGNAFSLMIVEWADGSLLISLLLVAIASLVLGMGLPVTASYIVLATLSAPILFDLIAQDQMLAALSAPDLPASVTATINLFGGDPLVALREMPLEMRQILRAELLSPELLTGMLLSAHLIIFWLSQDSNVTPPVCLAAFAAAGIAGTRPMATGITSWKVAKGLYLVPLLFAYSPLISGTWPERFYTFFWSCLGLYAAAGLLQWRLDRPLNLASAAMLLVAAVLLLWAPLTIYHHLVGAGLLLAVILWQRNQDKLAKLIQN, from the coding sequence ATGAGATCACCGGTGCTGCAATGGGCAGCTTTCCTGTTCGCCCTCTTTCATATTTACGCGAACGTCTTTGCAACCATCCCGGAACTATGGTTCTCGGTAATCCACTTCGGCGGCTTTGTCGCCCTGTGCGCCCTGTCCGGCAATGAAACCATTCCCGATCATCAACCACCACCGCTGTGGTTAAAGCTGATTAACGTGACTCTGGCCGTGCTGGCCGTGCTGGTGACGGCCTACATGATATTCTTTGAAGACGCCCTCTACGCCAGAGAGGCCGAGTTCATCCTGTCCGACTATGTGATTACCAGCATCGCCGTTCTGCTGGCCATAGAGTTCACCCGTCGCACCACTGGCTGGTTCATGCCAGTGCTGATTCTGATTTCCCTGAGTTATATCCTCTTTATGGGGCGCTATATCAGTGGTGTTTTCTCATTCCCCGGCTTGAGCCTGGAGACCGTTCTGTACCGAAGTTACTTCAGTGAAGAAGGCATGTTTGGTATGACGGCCAATATATCAGCCACTTATGTTTTCATGTTCATTTTATTCGGCTCATTTCTGCTGAAATCCGGAGCTGGTGATTTTATTGTCAGTTTTGCCCGCTGCCTGGCCGGTCGTTTTACCGGTGGCGCGGGTTTTGTCGCGGTCATCGGATCAGGTTTAATGGGGTCAGTTTCAGGCTCTGCTGTCGCCAATACAGTATCCACTGGCGTGATCACCATACCCATGATGAAACGCTCCGGTTTCAATTCTCAGTTTTCGGCCGGCGTGGTAGCCGCTTCGTCAACTGGCGGAGCGCTGATGCCTCCCATCATGGGGGCCGGTGCCTTTGTCATGGCCAGCTATACCCAGATACCCTATCTGCATATCATTGCCATGTCGGTGCTGCCGGCAATGCTGTTCTATCTGACCGTCATGTTTTTTGTGCGCATTGAGGCCAAACGGCTGGGCCTGCACGCCGACAAAGCGGGCGATCACGAAAGTATCCTGTCGGTCTTACGGGGTGGGTGGCACTTTATTATTCCTCTGGGCGTACTGGTGGGACTCTTGATTGCCGGCTATACGCCAATACGAGCGGCTGCTGTGGCAATAATTGCGGTGATTGCCTCTTCCTGGCTGTCGCCAACGCCGATGAAGTGGCAGGGTATCTTTGATGCAACCGTTGATGGCGTCCGCACCATGGTATCGACTGCACTGCTGCTGGTGGCGGTCGGTCTCATCATTAATGTGGTGACAACCACCGGCGTCGGTAATGCCTTTTCGCTGATGATCGTAGAATGGGCTGACGGCAGTCTGCTGATCAGCCTGTTGCTGGTTGCCATCGCGTCTCTCGTGCTCGGCATGGGCTTGCCAGTGACCGCTTCCTACATCGTGCTGGCAACACTGTCAGCGCCGATTCTGTTTGACCTGATTGCACAGGATCAGATGCTGGCGGCCTTGAGCGCGCCGGACCTTCCAGCCAGCGTGACAGCCACCATCAACCTGTTTGGTGGTGATCCACTGGTAGCATTGCGCGAAATGCCCCTGGAGATGCGCCAGATTCTGCGCGCCGAGCTATTGAGTCCGGAGCTGCTAACCGGCATGTTGCTCAGCGCCCACCTGATCATTTTCTGGTTGTCGCAGGACAGCAATGTGACACCGCCGGTGTGTCTGGCAGCATTCGCGGCTGCTGGAATAGCCGGCACCCGCCCAATGGCTACCGGTATCACCTCATGGAAGGTTGCTAAAGGCCTGTATCTTGTGCCCTTGCTGTTTGCCTATTCACCCCTGATCTCAGGCACCTGGCCTGAACGATTTTATACGTTCTTCTGGTCGTGTCTGGGACTCTATGCGGCTGCCGGACTACTGCAGTGGCGACTGGATCGTCCATTAAACCTGGCATCAGCCGCCATGCTGCTGGTTGCAGCCGTGTTGCTGCTGTGGGCGCCGCTGACGATTTACCATCATCTGGTCGGCGCCGGCTTATTGCTTGCTGTCATTTTATGGCAACGCAATCAGGATAAGCTGGCCAAGCTGATACAGAACTGA